From Chryseobacterium gallinarum, one genomic window encodes:
- a CDS encoding DUF2586 family protein, with translation MSNINGVNFKKGKVGTNRLGSDDAISGIIITGPKPANMELDTPIVVYNIDDVESLGITKEYDTTNNVHVYEHLYEFFRFAPTGTELYLILEDQTKKLVDLCEQPAKKLLIFAQGKIKQLAIGLNLEPEATITMLNGLPDDVYNSIAKAKVLEEWSEDNFMPVSIFLEGYSYGGSAASSANLRDLENLSAEGVTLVIGQDFDIAEKKTGHAQKYAFIGTVLGVCASCSVNQNIGENETKNLTHESKKLLVNPGLSNHKTIKEQFSDLQTLENKGYVFGLTYTGMAGVRLNNDHVCAPIILDDDNNINEHTVAYGRTAKKARRALRTMYLPKVKTDPAVNPETGKMLPGVVVAFEAIGDSVFADMERAGEISGGKTYVDPDSDVIVTKVLNIGFKIVPKGNIGEINGTVNLKTQL, from the coding sequence ATGTCAAATATAAACGGCGTTAATTTTAAAAAAGGAAAAGTCGGAACCAACAGACTTGGTAGTGATGATGCGATTTCCGGTATTATTATAACCGGTCCTAAGCCGGCTAATATGGAGCTTGATACCCCTATAGTAGTTTACAACATTGACGATGTTGAAAGCCTGGGAATTACAAAGGAGTATGACACAACAAACAATGTGCATGTGTATGAGCATCTTTATGAGTTTTTCCGCTTTGCACCTACTGGAACAGAGTTGTACCTGATCCTTGAAGACCAGACAAAAAAACTTGTTGACCTTTGTGAACAGCCGGCTAAAAAGCTTTTAATCTTTGCTCAGGGTAAAATTAAGCAATTAGCAATCGGGTTAAACCTGGAACCTGAAGCAACCATTACCATGCTTAACGGCTTGCCGGATGATGTGTATAATTCCATTGCAAAGGCTAAAGTGTTAGAAGAATGGAGTGAAGATAATTTCATGCCGGTTTCTATTTTCCTTGAAGGGTATAGTTATGGTGGTTCTGCCGCCAGCTCTGCCAATCTTAGAGATTTGGAAAATCTTTCCGCTGAAGGGGTGACCCTTGTAATCGGACAGGATTTCGATATTGCAGAAAAGAAGACCGGACACGCTCAGAAGTATGCATTTATAGGTACTGTTTTAGGAGTTTGCGCTTCATGTTCTGTTAATCAGAATATTGGGGAAAATGAAACTAAAAACCTTACCCATGAATCTAAAAAACTCCTTGTTAATCCAGGATTATCGAATCACAAAACCATCAAAGAACAGTTTTCTGACCTTCAGACATTAGAGAATAAAGGTTATGTTTTTGGGCTTACCTATACAGGAATGGCTGGGGTAAGACTTAATAATGACCACGTTTGTGCGCCTATTATCCTCGATGATGATAATAACATCAACGAACATACGGTAGCATATGGAAGAACGGCAAAGAAAGCCAGGAGAGCATTAAGAACAATGTATCTGCCAAAAGTCAAAACAGACCCGGCCGTCAATCCGGAAACCGGAAAAATGCTTCCTGGTGTTGTGGTCGCCTTTGAAGCCATAGGCGACAGTGTTTTTGCCGATATGGAGAGAGCCGGAGAGATTTCAGGGGGTAAAACCTATGTTGACCCGGATAGTGATGTGATTGTGACAAAGGTTCTCAACATTGGCTTTAAAATCGTCCCAAAAGGCAATATTGGTGAAATAAACGGAACTGTTAACCTTAAAACACAATTGTAA